The stretch of DNA AAGCGGCAGAGCCTGGTGTGGACGCCCCCCGAGGTAAGCCGCTGGCAGGGGCGAACCTTCCAAGGATACCGGCGCAGCCAGGGTCCGGCCGGGACGGCGAACTACTGGCTGGTCATCCCGCTGGTGTTCTGTGAGAACCGCAATCTGGGTTTCATGCGCGAGGCGCTCACAAGGGCGCTGGGGTATGGGCAGAGCACGGCCTATGAGCGCTATGCCCAGCATCTGGCCGACGGATTTCGCCAAGGAAAAAGGGGGGCGGAGATGGACGGGCCGGGCTTGGATGAAATGGCCCAACCAAGTCCGCTGTTCCCGAATGTCAGCGGGGTGAAATTCCTGGAGCACGGGCTGGGCTGCGGAGGGACGCGGGAGGATGCGGTGGCTCTGTGCCATCTGCTGGCAGGCTACATGGCGCACCCGAACACGGCAGGAGTGACGGTGCTGAGTCTGGGCTGCCAGCATGCGCAGGTGAGCCTGCTGGAGGAGTCGCTGGCGCGCTTTCACCCAAATTTTGACAAGCCGTTGCATGTCTTTGAGCAGCAGAAGAGTGCGTCTGAAAGGGACATGATGGCGAAGGCGATCCGGACGACGTTTGACGGAGTGGCGAAGGCCGGGGAGCAAGTTCGGGTCCCCTGCCCTGTGACGGACCTGGTGGTTGGGATGGAATGTGGGGGCTCTGACGGGTTTTCGGGGATCTCGGCAAATCCGGTGATGGGGCATGTCTCGGACCTGCTCTCGGCACTGGGGGCAGCACCGGTGCTCGCGGAGTTTCCTGAGCTTTGCGGCGTGGAGCAGAGCCTGTGCGACCGCTGCGTGACAGAGGAACTGGCGGACCGGTTTGTGCACCTGATGCGGGCTTACGAAGGACGGGCGCAGGCCTGTGGGTCCGGTTTCGATGCGAATCCATCTCCAGGGAACATCCGGGACGGGCTGATCACGGATGCAATGAAATCCGCCGGGGCAGCAAAAAAGGGCGGGACTGGGCCGATCGTGGATGTCCTGGACTATGGGGAGCCGGTCCGCAAACGCGGCGGCCTGACGCTGTATTGCACACCGGGGAATGATGTGGAATCCACCACGGCACTGGCTGGCGGGGGGTGCAACTTGATGGTGTTTTCCACCGGTTTGGGGACGCCAACGGGGAATCCGGTATGCCCGACACTGAAGGTGGCGACGAACAGCCGGCTGATGAAGCGGATGGGCGACATCCTGGACTTTGACTCAGGGCCGGTGATCACCGGGGAGAAAAGCGTGGCGGAGATGGGGGAGGAACTCCTGGAGCTGTGCCTGGCGACGGCGGGCGGGGAGTTCGTACCGAAGGCGGTGGCGCTGGGGCAGGATGACTTTTTGCCGTGGAAGCGGGGGGTGTCTCTATAAGTGAACCGGGAACAAACCTGAGGTGAATGCATGCACCTTGCATTCAGCTATGTGTTTTGAGGGAGGAGTGAAAATTGCCAAATTGGGAAAAACCTTTATCGTGATACGACCAGTCTGTTTGTTCTTGGCGTAACCATGACGCCAATTTAGGCTTTTCGTCCCCCATGAAAAAGTTCCTGCCGACGGTCGCCACGAATCCGAAGTTCCTGCTTTTGGCCATGGGAGCGCTGCTAGTGTGCAGCCACCAGACCGCCTATTCCCAGGCGGACCAGACCTGGCGGGATGGCGAGGTGAACAATGACTGGGATCTGACCACGCCGAACTGGGATGCTGGAGCGGTGTGGCTGAACGGGAACAATGCAATCTTTGGCGGCACCGGGGAGACGGTGGAAGTGGCCAGCGACCTCACGGTCAATAACCTGACGTTTAACAGCACCGGCTATATTGTCGCCGATGCAAACAACGACAGCGTGCTGAGCCTGCTGGCAGGCAGCGTGATCACGACGGGGACCGGGGTGACGGCGACGATCTCCGAAGCCATCGCAGCGGGCGCGATTACGAAGCAAGGAGAGGGTACACTGGTGCTGACCGGGGCGAACGGATTCGAAGGGAATGTGAGCATTGCAGAAGGGCGGCTGATTGCCGGAAGCAATGGGGCACTGGGGAATACGGTAGGAACGACATCGGTGACCTCAGGTGCGCAGCTGCAGCTTGGCGACGGCGTGGTGATCACGGGGGAGTCGTTGGAAATTGCGGGGTCTGGGCTTTCTTTTACAGGGGCGCTGAGCGTGGCTGCGGGGGAATCTGGCACGTGGGCAGGAGCGGTGAACATCGGCTCCGGTGGCAGGTTTGGTGCGGCGGCAGGCGGGGTGCTGACAGTTAGCGGGCCGATTTCGGGTGGTAATCTCGTGCTGTCCGCTTTCGGTTCCGGCGAGGAGACCGGTGTGCTGGTGGTGAGCAATACAGGGAACACGTATGGCGGCCAGACGCAGATCATCCGGGGCATTCTGCGTTTGGGTGCGACCAATGCGCTGCCAGCA from Prosthecobacter sp. SYSU 5D2 encodes:
- a CDS encoding altronate dehydratase family protein translates to MLLRVHPADDLIVVLQDFPAGAEVCLEGQKWTLREAIAAKHKFAARDFHVGDLVTMYGVTVGRAMQAIPAGGRVHTHNLKHEAASFSGKRQSLVWTPPEVSRWQGRTFQGYRRSQGPAGTANYWLVIPLVFCENRNLGFMREALTRALGYGQSTAYERYAQHLADGFRQGKRGAEMDGPGLDEMAQPSPLFPNVSGVKFLEHGLGCGGTREDAVALCHLLAGYMAHPNTAGVTVLSLGCQHAQVSLLEESLARFHPNFDKPLHVFEQQKSASERDMMAKAIRTTFDGVAKAGEQVRVPCPVTDLVVGMECGGSDGFSGISANPVMGHVSDLLSALGAAPVLAEFPELCGVEQSLCDRCVTEELADRFVHLMRAYEGRAQACGSGFDANPSPGNIRDGLITDAMKSAGAAKKGGTGPIVDVLDYGEPVRKRGGLTLYCTPGNDVESTTALAGGGCNLMVFSTGLGTPTGNPVCPTLKVATNSRLMKRMGDILDFDSGPVITGEKSVAEMGEELLELCLATAGGEFVPKAVALGQDDFLPWKRGVSL